A genomic region of Candidatus Rokuibacteriota bacterium contains the following coding sequences:
- a CDS encoding response regulator, protein MKARVRYGDPRGHEISKEMTQSHGRGTVLVVDDEEEICRLLAEILALGDFRVATAQNGREALRLVEQEPPDLIILDLVMPEMDGVETLRRIRAQGNTTRVVILTAQGTAQYAREAMALGVTEFLGKPFHLDRLLTLVAQEVGKAMRGEEQRT, encoded by the coding sequence ATGAAGGCACGCGTCCGGTATGGTGACCCTCGCGGACATGAAATCTCGAAGGAGATGACGCAGAGCCACGGGAGGGGGACCGTCCTGGTAGTGGACGACGAGGAGGAGATCTGCCGCCTCCTGGCCGAGATCTTGGCGTTGGGTGATTTTAGAGTGGCGACAGCTCAGAATGGCCGCGAGGCGTTGAGGCTCGTTGAGCAGGAGCCTCCAGACCTCATCATCCTGGACCTGGTTATGCCGGAGATGGATGGCGTCGAGACCCTCAGGCGGATCAGGGCGCAGGGCAATACGACGAGAGTCGTGATCCTCACGGCCCAGGGGACGGCTCAGTATGCTCGGGAGGCCATGGCGCTGGGGGTGACGGAGTTTCTCGGTAAGCCCTTTCACTTGGACCGGCTCCTCACGCTTGTAGCCCAGGAGGTGGGGAAAGCAATGAGGGGTGAAGAGCAAAGGACGTGA